From the genome of Limisalsivibrio acetivorans, one region includes:
- a CDS encoding PAS domain-containing sensor histidine kinase, translating to MEPLIEFKKDTVTGAENTEGETALRPEDIIGANIYDLIHRDYHFSFDEAFKNYEPFHCFFRKPGGMWSFVEITPIKRKKSFKIQECRESYIFGNDYGGRNFRHFVERFKEVYFREDLFGNTIYISDYIENITGFSPEELTGRKLSESIINPSALNRDVRAILGLAGETVDFKIPMTSKSGEEWWGVLTVQRFHNEYGQVTGTEGMIRDYTKEKQDNDEHIKSLQDKYKLLFDGARDAILIYEYSHRTIRDANKSAQELTGYSLAELTKIRKDSLHPGTELQINAQNILEYSDGPGGEIIEMNLRRKGGEQVPVEVTGFTINVGDKRYGIDFIRDISERLNADNRQREQEQMLIEQSKLASMGEMINNIAHQWRQPLAKLSGLMTNVELSIMGGTLTDEELTDALEDSGKTLAYMSETIDTFRKFNTPSQGKEHIRLSTILEESITIVKASYISEEIRWEVLKKHDSIIFVNRNELSQVVMNILHNARDALKNNPPENREMTFEISVREECASLLITDNAGGITVSPVKKVFEPYFTTKPDGQGNGLYISKMIIEKHLKGRLEAFNTKNGAAFEILIPLPD from the coding sequence ATGGAACCTCTGATAGAATTCAAGAAGGATACTGTTACCGGCGCAGAGAATACCGAAGGTGAAACAGCGCTCCGGCCGGAAGACATTATCGGTGCAAACATATACGACCTTATCCACCGTGACTACCACTTCAGCTTCGACGAAGCCTTCAAAAATTATGAGCCATTCCACTGCTTTTTTCGAAAACCGGGTGGAATGTGGAGCTTTGTGGAAATAACCCCGATCAAGAGGAAGAAATCCTTCAAAATCCAAGAGTGCAGAGAGAGCTACATCTTCGGAAACGATTATGGAGGCAGGAACTTTCGTCACTTCGTAGAGAGATTTAAAGAGGTTTACTTCCGTGAGGATCTCTTCGGAAACACGATATACATAAGTGATTATATTGAAAATATTACCGGTTTTTCACCCGAAGAGCTTACGGGCAGAAAACTCAGCGAAAGCATCATAAATCCATCCGCTCTTAACAGGGATGTCCGAGCCATTCTGGGTCTCGCCGGTGAAACTGTCGATTTCAAAATACCTATGACATCAAAAAGCGGCGAGGAGTGGTGGGGGGTTCTCACTGTCCAACGATTTCATAACGAATATGGGCAAGTCACGGGTACTGAAGGTATGATTCGTGACTACACCAAGGAAAAACAGGATAACGACGAGCACATAAAAAGCCTACAGGACAAGTATAAGCTCCTCTTTGACGGAGCCAGGGATGCTATCCTCATCTACGAATACTCCCACCGAACCATCAGAGATGCTAATAAATCTGCACAGGAGCTCACAGGCTACAGCCTCGCTGAGCTCACAAAAATACGCAAGGACTCCCTGCACCCGGGAACCGAACTCCAGATAAACGCACAGAACATCCTCGAATACTCAGACGGCCCCGGCGGTGAGATTATCGAGATGAACCTTCGCCGCAAAGGGGGAGAACAAGTGCCTGTAGAGGTTACAGGGTTCACCATCAACGTCGGAGACAAACGATACGGCATCGATTTCATAAGGGATATAAGCGAACGTCTTAACGCGGACAACCGCCAGAGGGAGCAGGAACAGATGCTCATAGAGCAGTCCAAGCTTGCATCGATGGGGGAGATGATAAACAATATCGCCCACCAGTGGAGACAGCCGCTTGCAAAGCTTTCAGGGCTTATGACAAACGTTGAGCTTAGTATCATGGGAGGAACACTTACCGATGAAGAGCTTACCGATGCCCTTGAAGATTCAGGCAAAACACTGGCATATATGTCCGAAACCATTGATACCTTCAGAAAATTCAACACCCCTTCCCAGGGAAAGGAGCACATAAGGCTCTCCACAATACTCGAAGAATCGATCACCATCGTCAAGGCATCCTACATCTCAGAGGAGATCCGGTGGGAGGTTCTAAAGAAGCATGATTCGATTATTTTCGTAAACAGAAACGAGCTTTCACAGGTGGTTATGAATATCCTCCACAACGCCAGAGACGCTCTTAAAAACAATCCCCCCGAAAACAGAGAGATGACGTTTGAGATATCCGTCAGGGAGGAGTGCGCATCGCTCCTTATAACGGATAACGCAGGGGGAATAACTGTGAGTCCCGTCAAGAAGGTGTTTGAGCCCTATTTCACCACAAAACCCGATGGTCAGGGTAACGGGCTTTACATCTCAAAAATGATAATAGAAAAGCACCTGAAAGGGAGACTGGAGGCATTTAACACCAAAAATGGAGCCGCCTTTGAGATCCTGATCCCCCTCCCCGATTAA
- a CDS encoding DUF4412 domain-containing protein: protein MIKGIVTAVCAVLFSAYAFAGVAVFEKISGTDGVTYYEDGKVAAYENGRMQSLIDTGAGVIYTIDHENRRVAKGTFQEMEQVSRQAQKAMDAMMADPQMGAMMKKRQEALKSIKVNVKKKGTRDIAGYPCTEYVFTADVQGFETVGCYSGKLMDKISKEIDSGSMKKLMEMTGGFMETGVSDIIEKKTMEYSLEGFTLYEKTTVNTGGVTDSDESVVTKIEEKSIPGSRFDLPQGYSTVSMMELFGAGM, encoded by the coding sequence ATGATTAAGGGGATAGTTACAGCTGTATGCGCAGTTCTTTTTTCGGCATATGCCTTTGCGGGTGTTGCGGTATTCGAAAAGATTTCAGGTACCGATGGTGTAACCTACTACGAAGACGGAAAGGTCGCCGCCTATGAAAATGGCCGTATGCAGAGCCTCATAGATACGGGTGCTGGGGTTATATATACCATAGACCACGAGAACAGAAGGGTAGCCAAAGGTACCTTTCAGGAGATGGAGCAGGTTTCCAGGCAGGCACAGAAGGCAATGGATGCCATGATGGCCGACCCGCAGATGGGTGCAATGATGAAAAAAAGGCAGGAAGCACTTAAAAGCATCAAGGTGAACGTAAAAAAGAAGGGTACAAGGGATATTGCGGGTTACCCCTGCACCGAATACGTTTTTACAGCGGATGTACAGGGCTTTGAAACAGTGGGATGCTACTCCGGAAAGCTTATGGATAAGATATCCAAAGAGATCGACTCCGGCTCCATGAAAAAGCTTATGGAGATGACCGGAGGCTTTATGGAAACAGGGGTCTCTGACATCATCGAGAAGAAGACGATGGAATACTCCCTTGAAGGTTTTACCCTTTACGAGAAAACAACTGTGAACACCGGCGGTGTAACCGATTCCGATGAAAGTGTCGTAACAAAAATCGAAGAAAAGAGCATACCTGGTAGTCGTTTTGATCTGCCTCAGGGTTACAGCACGGTATCCATGATGGAGCTCTTCGGCGCAGGTATGTAG
- a CDS encoding PAS domain S-box protein: MIKKDKLEIIPDALDLGVDGFIIEPCTPETFVRTVLKYAETVRGRREHINKNRALEESMNKLQAVTDNIGEGIYVLDEKSRLTFINPHAVKLLGYSPGELEGKRVHGILHSEEGSDNLAPADCRICGTVKTGEVFTAEIDTMRTKDGRLIDVEFTVTPVMEEGRPVGSVTVFRDITESLKTREADERMSNLSLSIARISSILLSDLDKSDVIRFAVKSLGEATQSDGVIFYSLAYGEDTISAVPEEYWRISEGETSITEVVISEREGWYERLLSGECIIESASRPGDIVNSFGIKSVLVVPIVMGGMLKNILVLYNRHIERDWSDKEVSSLISVAGNIEQGVVNREIEKRLKKSERKYREIINNTQEGFLLVNKFGQIIDANDSLSRITGYAKHEMLGKTPAMFYKDDELERFKERFGRRFVQKHRSYEFEVTTKSGKKKSIISHSTTLDDKAAEGGAFAFLTDITDQKQNERRIKYINSFLEGYKEALDQSAIVIKTDRSGIITHINNKLCTVTGCSESNIIGRHCSFLWNSNRREVFRKEIWDTLKAKDLWQGTIEHVRSDGEKVYLETTIVPITDDHGDVVEFIHICHDVSNLKSLVKSATIAEQAKTAFLANMSHEIRTPLHAIIGFLEMMENTSLSTEQEDYVKIVSKSAESLLSIINDILDITKIENNRLDTEVLPFETAAVFENACELFIFKGREKGVALRVFIDPKLPAKLAGDALRIKQVVSNLLSNAVKFTETGGEILLRVDMKESTKDYTIVEVSVEDSGIGIDETSREKIFEAFNQADSSITRRFGGTGLGLSISSSLVSIMGGELTMKSEPGVGSSFSFMLKLDNVSKDSLADLSGEPEVCINIPESRGPLLELVHDIVKRSGAEIRYFNSDELPFEEGFVMLCNTSEGFDYIERHAEGLKGRICLIVSDHEPEILFSFDDVHIEMLVSPIYPTRLCDVIRSYQDGVCSVSDIPEEPSEDKFSVKVLIAEDHEINQELIAIVMRGLGADVHIASNGKEACDIFKREDFDLIFMDVNMPVMDGLESTRCIIEEEKRTGREHTPIIALTANAVKGDRERFLEAGMDDYIAKPFTSSRLKKVIRKYVNPSGEGASEKDRLYDELESDLGIERSSLGRLVELFFEHAETGVSEIVKAAERSDHETIVRQAHRIKGAALNLKFRDIGRVARDIEAMGMACTSESYGIVITELNRELRRLRELLEKN, translated from the coding sequence ATGATAAAAAAGGATAAGCTGGAGATTATACCCGATGCTCTTGATCTCGGTGTGGACGGCTTCATCATTGAACCATGCACACCGGAAACCTTCGTTCGTACAGTTTTGAAATATGCTGAAACGGTTAGAGGCAGGCGTGAACATATAAACAAGAACCGTGCCCTCGAAGAGAGTATGAACAAGTTGCAGGCAGTGACGGATAATATCGGTGAAGGGATATATGTTCTCGATGAAAAAAGCAGATTGACCTTTATTAACCCCCACGCCGTAAAGCTTTTGGGTTACTCTCCCGGCGAGCTCGAGGGGAAAAGGGTGCACGGAATCCTCCATAGCGAAGAGGGGAGCGACAACCTTGCACCTGCGGACTGCAGGATATGCGGTACTGTCAAAACGGGGGAGGTTTTCACTGCCGAGATTGACACGATGCGCACAAAGGATGGCCGTTTAATAGATGTGGAATTCACCGTTACGCCTGTTATGGAAGAAGGGAGGCCGGTGGGCTCTGTAACCGTTTTCCGAGATATAACCGAAAGCTTGAAGACACGGGAGGCGGATGAGCGTATGAGTAACCTCTCCCTTTCGATTGCCCGTATTTCTAGCATCCTTCTGTCGGATCTTGATAAATCAGACGTGATAAGGTTTGCTGTAAAATCGCTGGGTGAGGCGACCCAGAGTGACGGCGTAATCTTCTACTCCCTTGCCTACGGCGAGGATACAATATCTGCCGTACCCGAAGAGTACTGGAGGATCAGCGAGGGGGAAACCAGCATTACCGAGGTTGTTATCAGCGAACGTGAGGGATGGTACGAAAGGCTTCTGAGCGGTGAATGTATCATAGAATCCGCCAGCAGACCGGGTGACATCGTCAACAGCTTCGGTATCAAATCCGTTTTGGTGGTTCCCATCGTTATGGGGGGTATGCTCAAGAACATACTGGTTCTTTACAACAGGCACATCGAAAGGGACTGGAGCGATAAGGAGGTTTCTTCCCTTATCTCCGTGGCGGGGAACATAGAGCAGGGTGTGGTGAACCGTGAGATAGAGAAGCGGCTCAAGAAGAGCGAACGAAAGTACAGGGAAATAATAAACAACACCCAGGAGGGCTTCCTGCTCGTTAACAAGTTCGGGCAGATCATTGATGCGAATGATTCCCTCTCACGTATAACAGGCTATGCTAAACATGAAATGCTGGGTAAAACCCCGGCTATGTTTTATAAAGATGATGAACTTGAGAGGTTTAAGGAACGCTTCGGCAGAAGATTTGTTCAAAAGCACCGTTCCTATGAGTTTGAAGTAACCACAAAAAGCGGTAAGAAGAAGAGTATCATAAGCCACTCCACAACACTGGATGACAAGGCTGCGGAAGGTGGAGCTTTCGCATTCCTTACGGACATCACAGACCAAAAACAGAATGAACGTAGAATCAAGTATATAAACAGTTTTCTCGAGGGCTATAAAGAGGCGCTCGATCAGAGTGCCATAGTTATAAAGACGGATCGCTCCGGTATCATAACCCATATAAACAACAAGCTGTGCACCGTGACGGGGTGCAGTGAGAGTAATATTATCGGCAGACACTGCAGTTTCCTCTGGAATTCGAACCGAAGGGAGGTCTTCAGAAAAGAGATATGGGATACCCTGAAGGCGAAGGACCTCTGGCAGGGAACGATAGAGCATGTTCGCAGTGACGGCGAAAAGGTTTACCTTGAAACAACCATAGTACCCATCACAGATGATCATGGTGATGTGGTGGAGTTTATCCATATCTGTCATGATGTTTCAAACCTCAAATCCCTTGTTAAGAGTGCTACTATTGCAGAACAGGCAAAGACAGCCTTCCTTGCGAACATGAGCCATGAGATAAGAACGCCCCTCCATGCAATAATCGGCTTCTTGGAGATGATGGAGAACACATCCCTTAGTACAGAGCAGGAGGACTACGTCAAGATAGTCAGCAAGAGTGCCGAAAGCCTCCTGAGTATAATTAACGACATACTGGATATAACGAAGATAGAGAACAATCGTCTTGATACGGAGGTGCTCCCCTTCGAGACGGCTGCGGTATTTGAGAACGCATGCGAGCTTTTCATCTTCAAAGGGAGGGAGAAGGGGGTTGCGCTCAGGGTGTTCATAGATCCTAAACTCCCCGCTAAGCTGGCTGGTGATGCTCTTCGGATAAAGCAGGTTGTATCCAATCTTCTCAGTAATGCGGTTAAATTCACCGAAACAGGTGGCGAGATACTCCTTCGTGTTGATATGAAGGAGAGCACGAAGGATTATACAATTGTCGAAGTAAGCGTTGAGGACAGCGGCATAGGTATAGATGAAACCAGCAGGGAGAAGATCTTTGAGGCGTTTAATCAGGCGGACAGCTCCATAACAAGAAGGTTCGGCGGCACAGGACTTGGACTTTCCATCTCCTCCAGCCTTGTTTCCATTATGGGTGGAGAGCTCACGATGAAGAGTGAGCCCGGGGTTGGGAGCAGTTTCAGTTTTATGCTGAAGCTTGACAATGTATCAAAAGATTCTCTGGCGGACCTTTCCGGTGAACCCGAAGTTTGCATTAATATCCCCGAAAGCAGGGGGCCGCTCCTTGAGCTGGTTCACGATATTGTCAAGAGGAGCGGAGCGGAGATCAGGTATTTCAACTCCGATGAACTCCCCTTTGAGGAGGGTTTTGTTATGCTCTGCAATACCTCCGAAGGGTTCGATTATATTGAAAGACATGCCGAGGGGCTGAAGGGGAGGATATGCCTCATAGTTTCGGACCATGAGCCGGAGATCCTGTTCAGCTTCGATGATGTACATATTGAGATGCTTGTTTCCCCGATTTATCCCACCCGCCTCTGTGATGTAATCAGAAGCTACCAGGATGGGGTTTGCAGTGTTTCGGATATCCCCGAAGAACCCTCCGAAGATAAGTTTTCTGTCAAGGTTCTTATCGCCGAAGACCATGAAATAAACCAAGAGCTTATCGCTATTGTTATGCGTGGGCTGGGAGCGGATGTTCATATTGCCTCGAATGGAAAAGAGGCGTGTGATATATTTAAGAGAGAGGATTTCGACCTTATTTTCATGGATGTCAATATGCCCGTTATGGACGGCCTGGAGTCCACCCGTTGTATCATAGAAGAGGAAAAGCGCACCGGCAGAGAGCACACTCCGATAATCGCACTTACAGCAAATGCCGTAAAGGGTGACAGGGAGCGTTTCCTTGAGGCGGGGATGGATGACTACATTGCCAAGCCCTTCACAAGCTCCAGGCTTAAGAAGGTTATACGCAAGTATGTTAATCCTTCGGGTGAAGGTGCTTCGGAGAAGGATAGGCTTTATGACGAGCTGGAATCGGATCTCGGGATAGAAAGATCCAGCCTCGGCAGGCTTGTGGAGCTTTTCTTTGAGCATGCCGAGACGGGGGTATCGGAGATAGTCAAGGCGGCCGAGAGATCGGACCATGAAACGATTGTGCGTCAGGCCCACAGGATAAAGGGGGCTGCGCTAAACCTCAAGTTCAGAGATATCGGCAGAGTTGCCAGGGATATAGAGGCGATGGGCATGGCGTGCACATCTGAGAGCTACGGAATTGTTATTACCGAGCTAAACAGGGAGCTGAGAAGGTTAAGAGAGCTTCTGGAGAAGAACTAA
- a CDS encoding type II secretion system protein, translated as MEKYSRKGFALIELALVLIVAGIFAGSAFLLVRYSLNVSSINETEIKITESIEQFVNISVFNMRFPDSGEMPAVVDSWGSSLVYLPAQNGGTPGDLCVKSSDPITVRECSVEDCSEYRETRDAAAVFISPGGDRIMQTEVAGSTVIIPAQGGVTGGRPSDDIAGWISYSELKGRADCTSGGVSVKRGSPPTAYHGSYYEAVFNAEGFPAQWCASSADPELASLLSIPVDCSSPYGWQSGTSLVLSGYYTMPEGSSSVHPLSVCVRDSFGHEDCARFVVEGHRPYEIPPEGAREGFGEDSFVFMDRTGEDSGEIFYETDNDKLNLPAVVMRKDEDSPNTSLCSWSRDTYMFNSHLRLYYKFAVSPKDTDPFSEGTETGGLSLLFYDSGLTPGEDFTCGTSGDTGIYGLTAGPDSFALEHDMRPTYLLDYRDMEAKPSNHTAFIPCNVEYNGEHLCLPAHTIPEVPSCPGTACYEGETATWTEDEGVHSVRVELRKGYNGDCTSPGTNGMLFLAWVDCTRCSDTSIQFNGSPPMVKTCIESPPEGVGFGFAAAVDPGGEVITAPFSFDHD; from the coding sequence ATGGAAAAATATTCAAGGAAAGGTTTTGCTCTCATAGAGCTTGCCCTTGTGCTTATTGTCGCCGGAATCTTTGCCGGTTCCGCATTCCTTCTGGTACGCTACTCCCTTAATGTGTCTAGTATAAACGAAACGGAAATAAAGATAACCGAGAGTATTGAGCAGTTCGTTAATATCTCAGTATTTAACATGAGATTTCCAGATTCCGGTGAGATGCCAGCAGTTGTTGACAGCTGGGGGAGTAGTCTGGTCTATCTGCCTGCACAGAATGGGGGTACACCCGGGGACCTGTGTGTGAAATCCTCCGATCCGATAACGGTCAGGGAGTGCAGCGTTGAAGACTGCTCTGAATACAGGGAGACCCGTGATGCTGCAGCTGTATTCATAAGCCCCGGCGGTGACAGGATCATGCAGACGGAGGTAGCCGGCTCTACGGTTATCATCCCTGCACAAGGGGGCGTTACTGGTGGCAGGCCTTCGGATGATATAGCCGGCTGGATAAGCTATAGCGAACTTAAAGGAAGGGCGGACTGCACCTCTGGGGGTGTATCGGTAAAGAGGGGTTCTCCCCCCACTGCGTATCACGGCAGTTATTACGAGGCGGTGTTCAATGCGGAGGGCTTTCCCGCACAATGGTGTGCCTCCAGCGCTGACCCTGAGCTTGCGTCCCTTCTCTCCATTCCAGTGGACTGTTCCTCACCCTACGGCTGGCAGAGCGGAACATCACTTGTGCTCAGCGGTTATTACACCATGCCCGAGGGTAGTTCATCGGTTCATCCATTGAGTGTGTGCGTTCGTGATTCCTTCGGTCATGAAGACTGTGCAAGGTTCGTTGTTGAGGGGCACAGGCCGTACGAAATCCCGCCCGAGGGTGCCAGGGAAGGTTTTGGTGAGGATTCATTCGTTTTTATGGATAGAACGGGTGAGGACTCCGGTGAGATCTTCTACGAAACAGATAACGATAAACTGAACTTACCGGCTGTTGTTATGAGGAAGGATGAGGATTCCCCCAATACGTCCCTCTGCTCATGGAGCCGTGATACCTACATGTTTAACAGCCATCTGCGTTTGTACTACAAGTTTGCCGTTTCCCCGAAAGATACTGACCCTTTCAGCGAGGGTACAGAGACAGGGGGGCTTTCCCTCCTCTTTTACGACAGCGGTCTCACACCCGGAGAGGATTTCACCTGCGGAACCTCCGGTGATACAGGTATATACGGCCTCACAGCTGGACCGGACTCCTTTGCCCTTGAGCATGACATGCGCCCCACATACCTGCTTGATTATCGTGATATGGAGGCGAAACCATCTAATCATACTGCGTTTATCCCTTGTAATGTCGAATATAACGGCGAACACCTCTGTCTCCCAGCCCATACAATCCCGGAGGTTCCTTCATGCCCGGGAACGGCTTGCTATGAGGGTGAAACGGCGACATGGACCGAGGACGAGGGGGTACACTCCGTCCGTGTGGAGCTGAGAAAGGGGTATAACGGTGACTGTACATCACCCGGCACCAATGGTATGCTTTTCCTCGCATGGGTGGACTGCACAAGATGTTCCGATACATCCATACAATTTAACGGCAGCCCTCCGATGGTGAAGACGTGCATAGAGTCACCCCCCGAGGGGGTAGGGTTTGGGTTTGCCGCAGCCGTTGATCCCGGAGGGGAGGTGATTACCGCCCCCTTTTCCTTTGATCACGATTAA
- a CDS encoding type II secretion system protein — translation MKVFGIILSIPANSRGFTLLELAIVLIILGFVVSAGAGLLTMTMKNMDLAKTRERTAGAKDAVCAYTADTGTIPDNSSFASSVSLPLDAVNKQLRYIYAHELTGSSGLLNPACRLLSTSLTIRRCADSSCNVYSDTNDIAFAVISGGDNRNHQTDVSGGIIRIYPQGAEADDYPADGTMSRDYDDVAEWVNLEELKGGADCSGLRLRILNSELPFASEGREYKASVYADGGLPLDPPNGEDYLWCIEEENLTSPDPDILTFRTSTGTVHVDTDCRNLPGSSWTRGDNVTIGGTPPADTTGTYPVRFWVRDGNDPSGDNDYVANKRIVISIFP, via the coding sequence ATGAAAGTATTCGGCATAATATTATCAATACCAGCAAACAGTAGGGGCTTTACACTCCTTGAGCTTGCCATCGTTCTGATAATCCTCGGATTCGTAGTGTCCGCCGGTGCCGGCTTGTTAACTATGACCATGAAAAATATGGACCTTGCCAAAACAAGGGAAAGAACTGCAGGAGCCAAGGATGCTGTCTGTGCCTACACCGCAGATACCGGCACTATACCTGACAATTCAAGCTTCGCCTCCTCTGTATCCCTGCCATTGGATGCAGTAAACAAACAACTGCGCTATATATATGCGCATGAGCTCACCGGCTCCAGCGGACTTCTGAACCCCGCATGCAGACTCCTCTCCACCAGCTTGACCATAAGGAGATGTGCGGATTCATCGTGTAATGTGTATAGCGATACAAACGACATAGCCTTTGCGGTCATCTCCGGGGGGGATAACAGGAACCATCAAACGGATGTATCAGGCGGAATCATCCGTATTTACCCCCAAGGGGCTGAGGCGGATGACTACCCTGCGGACGGCACTATGAGCAGGGACTACGACGATGTTGCGGAATGGGTCAACCTTGAGGAACTTAAAGGGGGTGCGGACTGCTCCGGGTTACGATTGAGGATACTCAACAGCGAGCTCCCCTTTGCCTCAGAAGGCAGGGAGTACAAAGCCTCTGTTTATGCGGATGGCGGTCTCCCGCTGGATCCGCCCAACGGTGAGGATTATCTATGGTGTATCGAGGAGGAGAACCTGACAAGCCCCGATCCGGACATACTCACATTCAGAACTTCCACCGGAACTGTGCATGTGGATACGGACTGCCGTAACCTCCCCGGCTCATCATGGACAAGGGGTGACAATGTAACCATAGGCGGAACGCCCCCGGCAGACACCACAGGAACATACCCCGTTCGCTTCTGGGTAAGGGACGGAAACGATCCTTCGGGCGATAATGACTACGTAGCGAACAAGCGGATTGTTATATCGATCTTCCCTTGA
- a CDS encoding VOC family protein: MKLAFPTLFVKDIERSKDFYTGVMGFRITMDSGVYAIFDGSVSIWQRDSIRDVVGLSDIPEEGARCELCFESRDIEMDYENFKKSGTVIVNELAEQPWRQLVFRALDPDGHLIEVGEPLNFTVRRLFISGMSDEEISESTTIPVDTVRVMKEQD, from the coding sequence ATGAAACTAGCATTTCCCACCCTTTTCGTAAAGGACATAGAGCGTTCCAAGGACTTCTACACAGGCGTTATGGGCTTCAGGATAACTATGGACAGCGGCGTGTATGCCATCTTTGACGGTTCTGTCTCCATATGGCAGAGGGACAGCATAAGGGATGTTGTGGGTCTTAGTGATATACCGGAGGAGGGGGCGAGGTGTGAGCTCTGCTTCGAATCCAGGGATATAGAAATGGACTACGAGAATTTCAAGAAGAGCGGAACCGTCATCGTTAACGAACTGGCAGAACAACCGTGGAGACAACTTGTCTTCCGTGCTCTGGATCCGGACGGACATCTTATAGAGGTGGGCGAGCCCCTTAATTTTACAGTGAGAAGGCTTTTTATCAGCGGCATGAGCGATGAGGAGATTTCTGAAAGTACCACGATCCCCGTGGATACCGTACGTGTTATGAAGGAGCAGGACTGA
- a CDS encoding cold-shock protein yields MNQGTVKWFNEAKGFGFITQEDGNDIFVHHSAILGSGFKTLRESERVQFDIVDTEKGKAAANVQVI; encoded by the coding sequence ATGAATCAAGGTACAGTAAAATGGTTTAATGAGGCCAAAGGTTTCGGTTTTATCACACAGGAAGACGGCAACGACATCTTCGTTCACCACTCCGCAATTCTCGGTTCAGGATTCAAAACTCTTCGTGAAAGCGAAAGAGTACAGTTTGATATCGTTGATACCGAAAAAGGTAAAGCCGCTGCTAACGTTCAGGTTATCTAA